A single region of the Nocardioides aquaticus genome encodes:
- a CDS encoding CsbD family protein, with product MAIGDKAENKGENLGGKLKEGTGKATGNERLEAEGKGDQASANLKDGVEKIKDAAKNIVGGDKNKH from the coding sequence ATGGCGATCGGCGACAAGGCAGAGAACAAGGGCGAGAACCTCGGCGGCAAGCTCAAGGAGGGCACCGGCAAGGCGACCGGCAACGAGCGCCTCGAGGCCGAGGGCAAGGGCGACCAGGCCTCCGCCAACCTCAAGGACGGCGTCGAGAAGATCAAGGACGCCGCGAAGAACATCGTCGGCGGGGACAAGAACAAGCACTGA
- a CDS encoding glutamine amidotransferase: MRPFLFLGTRAEDLAADGEYDAVLRFSGLAERDLRRVRLERDELPPLDLDDWSGIVLGGGPYNVSDPDDLKSPAQRRAEARLADLAEQVVDADFPFLGACYGIGTLGRLRGGAVDRTFAEPIGAVTVTLTDAGRTDPLTADLPGSFDVFLGHKEAVSALPGGAVLLATAPSCPVQAFRIGTRVYATQFHPELDVDALCTRIEVYRHHGYFEPAAAEAVKAAARTATVTEPTRLLARFVELFARR, encoded by the coding sequence GTGCGTCCCTTCCTCTTCCTCGGCACCCGGGCCGAGGACCTCGCCGCCGACGGGGAGTACGACGCGGTGCTCCGGTTCTCCGGGCTGGCCGAGCGCGACCTCCGGCGCGTCCGCCTCGAGCGCGACGAGCTGCCCCCGCTCGACCTCGACGACTGGTCGGGCATCGTGCTGGGCGGCGGGCCGTACAACGTCAGCGACCCTGACGACCTGAAGTCGCCGGCCCAGCGCCGCGCCGAGGCGCGCCTGGCCGACCTCGCCGAGCAGGTCGTCGACGCCGACTTCCCGTTCCTGGGCGCCTGCTACGGCATCGGCACGCTCGGGCGGCTGCGCGGGGGCGCCGTGGACCGCACCTTCGCCGAGCCGATCGGGGCGGTCACCGTCACCCTCACCGACGCCGGGCGCACCGACCCCCTGACCGCCGACCTGCCGGGCTCCTTCGACGTCTTCCTGGGCCACAAGGAGGCCGTCTCGGCACTGCCGGGCGGTGCGGTCCTGCTGGCCACGGCGCCGTCCTGCCCGGTGCAGGCCTTCCGGATCGGCACCCGCGTCTACGCCACCCAGTTCCACCCCGAGCTCGACGTGGACGCCCTGTGCACCCGGATCGAGGTCTACCGCCACCACGGCTACTTCGAGCCGGCCGCGGCCGAGGCGGTCAAGGCGGCCGCGCGCACCGCGACGGTGACCGAGCCGACCCGGCTGCTGGCGCGCTTCGTCGAGCTCTTCGCCCGCCGCTGA
- a CDS encoding CaiB/BaiF CoA transferase family protein has product MSEQQQGQEQYALGRGTGPLRGVKVVEVAGIGPGPHAAMILADLGADVIRVERPGGSFLVGGPDDLLNRGRPSVALDLKQPEAVATVLDLVEGADVLLEGMRPGVTERLGLGPADCHARNPRLVYGRMTGWGQDGPLASAAGHDLNYVALSGALFGLGQDPARPHFPTNLVGDFGGGSTYLVIGVLAALLEARLSGQGQVVDAAIVDGTAHVNTMTAAFVGAGTFREERAVNLLDGGAPYYDLYETSDGEHMSVGALEPQFFAAFLDLLGITDESPGQADLDRYAEMRELITARFASRTRAEWTEVFEGTDACVAPVLRISEARQHPHLAARGTYVEHHGRVQPAPAPRFSRTAASLSTPPPARPGQQTRAALAAWGVTDVDGLLERGVAVQAD; this is encoded by the coding sequence ATGTCGGAGCAGCAGCAGGGGCAGGAGCAGTACGCGCTGGGGCGCGGGACCGGACCGCTGCGCGGGGTGAAGGTGGTCGAGGTCGCCGGGATCGGGCCCGGCCCGCACGCCGCGATGATCCTGGCCGACCTCGGCGCCGACGTGATCCGCGTCGAGCGGCCGGGCGGCTCGTTCCTGGTCGGCGGTCCCGACGACCTGCTCAACCGCGGCCGGCCGAGCGTGGCCCTCGACCTCAAGCAGCCCGAGGCGGTGGCGACGGTGCTCGACCTCGTCGAGGGTGCCGACGTGCTCCTTGAGGGGATGCGCCCCGGGGTGACCGAGCGGCTCGGGCTGGGCCCGGCCGACTGCCACGCCCGCAACCCGCGCCTGGTCTACGGCCGGATGACCGGGTGGGGCCAGGACGGGCCGCTGGCGAGCGCGGCCGGGCACGACCTCAACTACGTGGCGCTGTCCGGCGCGCTGTTCGGCCTCGGCCAGGACCCGGCCCGCCCGCACTTCCCGACCAACCTCGTCGGCGACTTCGGGGGCGGGTCGACCTACCTCGTCATCGGGGTGCTCGCCGCCCTGCTCGAGGCCCGGCTCTCCGGGCAGGGCCAGGTCGTCGACGCCGCGATCGTCGACGGCACCGCCCACGTCAACACCATGACGGCGGCCTTCGTCGGCGCCGGCACCTTCCGCGAGGAGCGCGCGGTCAACCTCCTCGACGGCGGCGCGCCGTACTACGACCTGTACGAGACCTCCGACGGCGAGCACATGAGCGTCGGTGCGCTGGAGCCGCAGTTCTTCGCCGCCTTCCTCGACCTGCTCGGGATCACCGACGAGAGCCCCGGGCAGGCCGACCTCGACCGGTACGCCGAGATGCGCGAGCTGATCACCGCCCGCTTCGCCTCCCGCACCCGGGCCGAGTGGACCGAGGTCTTCGAGGGCACCGACGCCTGCGTCGCGCCGGTGCTGCGGATCAGCGAGGCCCGGCAGCACCCGCACCTCGCGGCCCGCGGCACCTACGTCGAGCACCACGGGCGGGTGCAGCCGGCCCCCGCGCCGCGCTTCTCCCGCACCGCGGCGTCCCTGTCCACGCCCCCGCCGGCCCGCCCCGGCCAGCAGACCCGTGCGGCGCTCGCGGCGTGGGGCGTCACCGACGTCGACGGCCTGCTCGAGCGCGGCGTCGCGGTGCAGGCCGACTGA
- a CDS encoding amino acid ABC transporter ATP-binding protein, whose amino-acid sequence MTGPTTGPTTGPLLEVRGLRKTYGPRLVLDDVDLSVGAGDVVCLIGSSGSGKSTLLRCVNLLEDIDDGRILLEGREISDPLVDQREVRSRMGTVFQAYNLFPHLTVLDNCTLAPRRVHGVPRREAEARARALLEEFGLAEHAGQHPDRLSGGQQQRAALVRALCTEPSLLLLDEITAALDPELVGEVLAIVRRLAEQGTTMVLATHEMSFAREVATTVCFLHQGRILEQGPPEQILTAPREERTRQFLRRVLPG is encoded by the coding sequence ATGACCGGCCCCACGACCGGCCCCACGACCGGCCCGCTGCTCGAGGTCCGGGGGCTGCGCAAGACGTACGGGCCCCGCCTCGTGCTCGACGACGTCGACCTGAGCGTCGGTGCGGGCGACGTCGTCTGCCTGATCGGGTCGTCGGGGTCGGGGAAGTCGACGCTGCTGCGCTGCGTGAACCTGCTCGAGGACATCGACGACGGCCGGATCCTGCTCGAGGGCCGCGAGATCTCCGACCCGCTGGTCGACCAGCGCGAGGTCCGCTCACGGATGGGCACCGTGTTCCAGGCCTACAACCTCTTCCCGCACCTGACCGTGCTCGACAACTGCACCCTCGCGCCGCGCCGGGTGCACGGCGTGCCCCGGCGCGAGGCCGAGGCCAGGGCCCGGGCCCTGCTGGAGGAGTTCGGCCTGGCCGAGCACGCCGGCCAGCACCCCGACCGGCTCTCCGGCGGCCAGCAGCAGCGTGCCGCGCTCGTCCGGGCCCTCTGTACCGAGCCGAGCCTGCTGCTCCTCGACGAGATCACCGCCGCGCTCGACCCCGAGCTGGTCGGCGAGGTGCTCGCGATCGTGCGCCGCCTGGCCGAGCAGGGCACCACGATGGTGCTGGCCACCCACGAGATGTCCTTCGCCCGGGAGGTCGCCACCACGGTCTGCTTCCTGCACCAGGGCCGGATCCTCGAGCAGGGCCCTCCCGAGCAGATCCTCACCGCGCCGCGCGAGGAGCGTACGAGGCAGTTCCTGCGCCGGGTGCTGCCGGGCTGA
- a CDS encoding amino acid ABC transporter permease, giving the protein MTDLQAPWTPSGRELERRDVRRRRRRRSVLVATAATVLVVGGLVLGVVSSPGWPTVQETFLDPFHARESFPAILDGFWLNVTMFLIAEPLILALGLGLALARQSRAPLMVPLRAIAVVWTDVFRGIPTLVLVFLLVFGMPSLGLQGVPTSIFFWATVALVVSYSAYVAEVFRSGIESVHPSQLASADALGLSRGQAMRFVVVPQAVRRVVPPLLNDFVSLQKDTALVASVSLFDALFSARDYANYNFNYTPYVVVAVFFVVLTVPLARLTDALGRRYAERERAGAR; this is encoded by the coding sequence GTGACGGACCTGCAGGCCCCCTGGACGCCGAGCGGGCGCGAGCTCGAGCGGCGCGACGTCCGTCGCCGTCGCCGGCGGAGGTCGGTGCTCGTCGCGACCGCCGCGACGGTGCTGGTCGTCGGCGGCCTCGTGCTCGGCGTCGTCAGCTCCCCGGGGTGGCCGACGGTGCAGGAGACCTTCCTCGACCCGTTCCACGCCCGCGAGTCCTTCCCGGCGATCCTCGACGGGTTCTGGCTGAACGTCACGATGTTCCTGATCGCCGAGCCGCTGATCCTCGCGCTCGGGCTCGGGCTGGCCCTCGCCCGGCAGTCCCGCGCGCCGCTGATGGTGCCGCTGCGCGCGATCGCCGTGGTCTGGACCGACGTCTTCCGCGGCATCCCCACCCTCGTGCTGGTCTTCCTGCTGGTCTTCGGGATGCCCTCGCTCGGCCTGCAGGGCGTGCCCACCTCGATCTTCTTCTGGGCCACCGTCGCGCTGGTCGTCTCCTACAGCGCCTACGTCGCCGAGGTCTTCCGCTCCGGCATCGAGTCGGTGCACCCCTCGCAGCTGGCCAGCGCCGACGCGCTCGGCCTGTCCCGGGGCCAGGCAATGCGCTTCGTGGTGGTCCCGCAGGCCGTGCGCCGGGTCGTGCCCCCGCTGCTCAACGACTTCGTCTCGCTGCAGAAGGACACCGCGCTGGTGGCCTCGGTGTCGCTGTTCGACGCGCTCTTCAGCGCCCGCGACTACGCCAACTACAACTTCAACTACACCCCGTACGTCGTGGTCGCCGTCTTCTTCGTCGTCCTCACGGTCCCGCTGGCCCGCCTCACGGACGCCCTCGGCCGTCGCTACGCCGAGCGCGAGCGGGCGGGCGCACGGTGA
- a CDS encoding transporter substrate-binding domain-containing protein — MLLRRPARAARVSLVTVPLLVAALACAPVEETAEDTSGDAAAADECTPDQLETQTPGTLTVGTDSPAFEPWFVDNDPTNGEGYESAVAYAVAEELGFAEDEVEWVTVGFNSSYASGPKTFDFDINQISITPAREEAVDFSDGYYQASQAVVALEGSAGAEAASLDDLTDLRLGAQTGTTSLTAIRDIIQPSTEPLVFDDTNAAKQALQNDQVDAILADLPTAFYISAVEIPGSTIVGQFQPETGEQEEFGMLFEKGSSLVPCVDQALATLTEDGTLADLEQQWLSDSVSVPTLP, encoded by the coding sequence ATGCTGCTGCGCCGCCCCGCCCGAGCCGCCCGGGTCTCCCTCGTCACCGTCCCGCTGCTCGTCGCCGCGCTGGCCTGCGCGCCGGTCGAGGAGACCGCCGAGGACACCAGCGGGGACGCCGCGGCCGCCGACGAGTGCACGCCCGACCAGCTCGAGACGCAGACGCCCGGGACGCTGACGGTCGGCACCGACTCCCCGGCCTTCGAGCCGTGGTTCGTCGACAACGACCCGACCAACGGCGAGGGCTACGAGTCGGCGGTGGCCTACGCGGTCGCCGAGGAGCTCGGCTTCGCCGAGGACGAGGTCGAGTGGGTGACGGTGGGGTTCAACTCCTCCTACGCCTCCGGCCCGAAGACCTTCGACTTCGACATCAACCAGATCTCGATCACCCCGGCCCGCGAGGAGGCCGTCGACTTCTCGGACGGCTACTACCAGGCCTCCCAGGCCGTGGTCGCGCTGGAGGGCAGCGCCGGCGCCGAGGCGGCGTCCCTCGACGACCTCACCGACCTGCGCCTGGGCGCCCAGACCGGCACCACCTCGCTGACCGCGATCCGCGACATCATCCAGCCCTCGACCGAGCCGCTGGTCTTCGACGACACCAACGCCGCCAAGCAGGCCCTGCAGAACGACCAGGTCGACGCGATCCTGGCCGACCTGCCGACCGCGTTCTACATCTCCGCCGTCGAGATCCCCGGCTCCACGATCGTCGGGCAGTTCCAGCCCGAGACCGGCGAGCAGGAGGAGTTCGGGATGCTCTTCGAGAAGGGCTCCTCGCTCGTGCCGTGCGTCGACCAGGCCCTGGCCACCCTGACCGAGGACGGCACCCTCGCCGACCTCGAGCAGCAGTGGCTCTCGGACTCGGTCTCGGTGCCGACCCTGCCGTGA